The genomic interval actaagtattttaatatttttttttataattactcaaaatttttattatttcaaatatacccttaatcttgatttttgagtcaatataacttctgtattttatttttttttggtaattttaactttttattatttcgattatacttctgattatttattttctaattaatttaacttatatacttttatatatgaaaaaaaaataaaatgataagatACACgtcatattttatttacatcaaaatatgaagatcaaattaattagaaaatataaatccattgaaataatgaaaattttgaattattatataaaaaaattaaaatataaaaattaaattaatttaaaaatatatatatttagaaatataattaaaataataaaaattttaaataattataaaaagatataaaaatagaGGCGCAAAAATATAAGTTGCGATGGTCCGCGTGATTGAGGGATTGATTCCAGAATTGTAATATGCGgatctttaattattaatttattaaaaacctTCCAGCAATACAGACCAATTTTGACTTTCGGGTAAACTACCGACTACTTTTGTGTCACAAAAGTCTTTAATCTTCTCCTGGCTCCAATCATCGCTCTGTCGTTCTCCTTTTATAACCTCATTCTGCACGTGGTTCCACCGTCCGCCTCTACTTCCGACGACCTCCAACTCCGCCAGAGCAACCGCCGGCCCCGCCAGGCGCAAAAAACACTCTTTCTTGGTAGGTTTCAGATACTCAGATCTCAGACTTGTCTCTGCCAGAATTGGTTTCAAGATAGGATTTTTTACTGCTTTCTGTtctacattcagtccaaaagggtCTTCAAATCCCACACAAACCCTCTCTGGTGTGATTTTTTCTGCTGCTCTGCTGCTTCGCTCCCCCGTTTTCGGGTTGATCATAGTGGCTTCATACAGTGATTAGTTTCTGTTTAGTTGATTGGTTGGTTACCGTTGATTCGGGTAATCTGTTTAAATTGCTAAACAGGTTTCACACAGTGCTAATTCTTGAAACTATTACATGTTCAATCAAGCTGaaatttcattctttctttaatttgatTGGTTGGTTACAGTTGATTCGGGTAATCTGTTTAAATTGCTAAACAGGTTTCACACAGTGCTAATTCTTGAAACTATTACATGTTCAATCAAGCTGaaatttcattctttcttctggCCTGGGTTCTGAATGCTAGTATACAAATCGTATTACCAAAACCTTTTTGTATGTTTTTAGCTTTTATTCTCAAGGATTCCTGGAACTCATTAAAGGAGGAGAATTGCATTAAGTAGCGGATCGAATCCACAGTGGACATGAAGTCTTAGAATGACATAATAAGATCCCTGCAGGAGAAGAACTTAGTTTGAGGTTATCCATGACTGTGGTCTTAGGTAGGGTTCTGGCCAGGGCAGGGCCACAGGGGGCAATTGTCAATGATGCGAAAATATTAACCAAGTGTAGCTTTTCTACATCCCATCAGTTCATAGTGAGTGGAGAGGCAAATTGATGGAATTTAGAAAATTCAACACCTACCGAGCAAATCATATTGACATTTCCTTTCGGATAATAATCACAtgcccattttctttttcatttctaaatGGCATTTTAGACTTTCAGCTTTCTACAGAATATTTAGGTAATATACTTCCACATGCCGCACTTTAGTCAGATGGGTCTTAAATCAGACCAACTTTGTGCTTGTGCTCTTCTAGGTTATTTACTGGTTAACTGATGATTtctcaaatgaaataaatataattctgcataggtatttttggttttgggCGATGTTGTGCATTTATTATATCAAGCATGGTTCTCATGTTTTAAGTCATGAGCTAATGCTTTTTGCTTATGATAGGATATAGTTTAAAGCagaaaacatatatttgatGAACAAAGTAGATTCAAAGTGGTTTCTTTCCCCACTTTCTAATGGAGATGCTTGATCTCTTCGGTATGAAATTACAGATAAAAGTTTTCCTTAATTAGTTTGAGTTACCAGTTTCATTCCTACATGGAGTCCCTTTCTTCTTTGTATCATGCCTTTATCTTTCAAGTTTTATGGGTTTAGTGCTCTTATTCAGAGCTTGAGTTTGTAGGTTGTCAGAATATAAGGTGAATGCCAATACAAGAGCTAGTTCCTGGAGTGGGTTATGCTGATTTGTTGAGAATGGATTTGGATCTTGGTGCTTATATTAGCAAAAACATAGAGTTGTTTTATCAGAGTTTTATGTGGCCATGAGATAATACTGAATGGACCTTTGTCTCTTCAGTGACtgattagaatttttatttgagactttaagttgcAATTTTCTGTTACAAAAGTCTTAATTCTACTCTACAGCAGCTGGTTggatttctctaaaatttcttgTTAGAGTGTTCTGTCTAATCGAACCACTTGGTCCTTGGCTTggtaatttatttcttctttcagcAGAGGCTATGTCATGTTccaaagtttatttatttagcatgcttgtttgcttgtttttttctctttttcataaGAACTTTTAAGCATCAACATGGACTGCAAGAAGCCACGAAATGCAGTAACTTACCATGTGAATTTTGTTGGGTGGGCAGGGTCAATTGCTGCTACCAGAGGAACAAGCCAGTGATGTCGATTGTAGTTGTCGTGCTATGTACAGTTTTTGGGATGATCCTCTCCAGTATGGCTGGCTATTATATTTGCCAGTTAAGGAAAGCAAAGATTAAAGGTAAAACATAGCTGTAacattttctttgtcattttcatttccttatAAATTGCTTGATCTTAATAGCTTGAGTCTCTTCCATTGAACATCGTAGTTGGCATGCCATTCTTTTGATATGAAAAAGGAGAAATGTCCTATGATTCCTGTTCCAATTATTCCAAAGAAAATGCAATTTTGAGCCTCATCTAGTTTCACTTGTTTCAAAGAATCTTTGACTGCGTGTCTTGACATGTGAAACAAACTCCTTCAAGGAAAGAAATCCATGATATACCTCATCCTCTTGATCCTTGCATTTGTCTGGATATGAAACTTTTATATATGATTTCTGCCCGGGGGCACAATGTTTGTGTCAAAAAGTGGAGGGCAATGTCGGTTATTTTAATAGGATAATGGGGTTGTCCTAATGTTATTTAATAAAGCAATGAATTATCTCaatatacatgtatgtatatataaaaagctCAACCAGTATTGGTGTTGCCCATaatcataatatataaaaaaagagagCTGGAAATGCATAATCCCTATCTCAAATAGTCAACTCCTTGTTTGCTCGGACATGAGCTTTTATGTTTCCATTGCCTAACAAAGTCATTTTTGCAGCAGCTCAGCAAGAAAATAGTGTCTACACTGCTTCTAACGAGGCAAGTAAAGACGGCAACATTGAATTACCTTATTTTGATCTGGATACCATTTTTGCTGCTACCGACAAATTATCTTTGGGGAACAAGATAGGAGAAGGTGGATTTGGCCCTGTCTACAAGGTATTTTTTTCCCTTATGTGGCAGTATTGTTGTGTTTCTCCTTGTTTCATATGGCATGTGGTATGATATTCCAATGGAAACCCTACCTCCTTGTCCTGTATTACCTTCATGTTTTACCATTACTGATACTTAGCTTAATAATTTTGTAGGGTGAATTGCTTAATGGACAAGAAATAGCCGTGAAGAGGCTCTCACAGAGTTCTGGGCAAGGCATCCAGGAGTTTAAGAATGAAGTTTGTTTGATTGCTAAACTTCAACACCGTAACCTTGTCAAGCTCCTGGGATGCTGCATTCAAGGGGAAGAAAGATTGCTAATTTATGAATTCCTGCCTAACAAAAGCTTGGACAATTTCATATTTGGTATGTCCAACCTAAATGCAAAACATTATCTGTTTTCATATGATCAATTAGCAGAATCTATCTACATGGGTTCCGCATGTTATTTGTTTGGTTGATGGATTTGGcaagggaaggagaagaaaatgcacTATCAACCAATTTTTTGTTGCCTTCTATCTTTTAAATCTGAGGCTAATTTTTTCGAACCCCCCTGCCCTGCCCTGCTCCACCCTGCCCTTAAacttttcttctttgcttttctaGATAATCATGTTTCTTTGAAATCTTATTATGCCTTCCCACTTGTGAAATAACCATTTCTTAGAAATTTTCGTGGCATTCTTTTCCTTAAAGTGATAGAAAAGAAACTTGAAAAGCAATGATTTGAATGTTCGTTTGCTTCCTTTTTGTTTTGCTCTTTCATCTTCAAACACAACCAATAATCAAACTGGATGGATGTGTTGTTGCACGCAGATCAAACTAGAAAGAAGCTACTACCTTGGATAAAGCGCTTCAACATTATTGTTGGAATTGCACGAGGACTACTTTACCTTCATGAAGACTCAAGACTGAGGATCATCCACAGGGATCTTAAAGCAAGTAATGTGTTGTTAGACAATGAGATGTATCCCAAAATTTCCGACTTTGGCATAGCAAGAATTTTTGGAGGAGAGCAGACAGAGGACAAGACCAAGAGAGTGATGGGAACATAGTAAGTGGTCTTAACATATATATCCAATGAAAATGCATACTAATTGTACATGGTGAAATTGGTGATTGCATATATTTTATGCacgtttttatgttttttgatgGGTTCAGATGACTCCCTTAGTAGATATTTATCTTATTGTGCTTGCCATTTATGTCGAATTCAGCTTGATCTGAGGTCTGATCTCCCATCCCTACAAtgctccaaataaaatttcataaagagTAGCCGTGGATGAGGAAACTCTGGATCTCTGATTGAACTGAGATTTGGCATGTGTAACCAAGTATTCAAGATTATTGATGATGCAGTTCTTCTTTTTTATGACGTTTAAATTTGTGTCCTTTGGCCGGCAGTGGTTATATGTCTCCGGAATATGCAATGAGCGGTCACTTCTCAGTGAAGTCAGACGTATTTAGCTTTGGAGTTCTAGTGTTGGAGATAATAAGTGGCAAGAAGAATTGGGGATTTTATCACCCTGAACATGACCTTAACCTGATAGGCCATGTGAGTATATATTGTCCAGTTTTGTTGTTCTCTGCTATAAAAGCTAATCGACAacttttactttagaacttccaGTGGTGTTACTAAAAGAGACACTGTTCAAATTGATCTAGGCATGGAGACTATGGAATAATCAGACTCCTCTGGAGCTTATGGACAAAGAATTGAACGAGACGTTTTCCGAAGATGAAGTGGTAAGATGTATTCAAGTTGGCCTTCTGTGCGTACAGCAGCGCACAGAAGACCGGCCAACAATGTCGGCTGTGGTCTTCATGTTGAGCAATGAAAGTGCAGTGATACAGCAGCCCAAGGAACCTGGCTTTTGTGTGGAAACCTTCTCACTCAAGATTGAATTATCGTCAGGCAGGCACACTTCTAGCACTGCCAATGATGTTACAATTACAGCATTGGCCGGGAGATAAAGGGTTATTAGTTATTACATCTGGTTGCATCTTGTACAGTTCTTCAGTTTCCCGGTATGCTTTTTCGAGCTATATTACATGACATTACGGAGAGCCCCTTAAATGTTTCCATGCACATAGGTTGTCCTGGCTGGAATTTTGGTGGGTTGGAGTTGTTCTATGGATCTCAAGCTCTTGTACAGTCTTCCTTGCCTTCTCCTAGTTTTGGCACTGCTGTTCTTCTTTGCGTGTGAGATGATGTTATGATGGCCTCAATAGGTCAAAATGTACAAGAAAAATGGAGTCATTAATTACAACAAACTGCTTCAGTCTTTGCATTGACAGCCATCTTATTTTCACTGCTTTGTGAGGTTAATTCATCACTACTTGCAGCTGTGACTGATGAACAACCAAAAGTTCAAAGCTTTCAGAGGCAATTAAACCATTCAACTAGATGGATTCATCCAAGCAAAGGTAAATAACTATTCAACTAGATGGGGGAAATTTTGGGTGGAAGTAACTCAtgaaaatttgaacttttaaattataaatatttatatatatatatataactagaTATTTAAGTATTTCTAATTACTTTGTTAAGAATAAAGTCATCATTGACGGAGTTACCTTCTTGTCAATCAAAACATATCGACCTGATGATTGATtgttaaacaattaaaaaatatttatcatgttGACTTTTACTTTAATTGCTTTTATTAGATCAAACAAtgatttcattaaattaaaaaaaaaatcttatactTTTATCCATATTTTCTCTAACTAAAATACCCACCTTATCAAATAATTACaacataaatagaaattaaataccTTACGCATTAGGAAAATGTTGTAttcttaaaatcaacattttcctATTAAGCATAAAAATTGTATTCTCTTGACATATGTCAAAACAATAAATTGAGggtttttttattcaattattgtgaagaaaaataatcttaattactcataacttaaaaatatcattaggtgaaaataaatacaacatatagTTGTATTTATGGGGAGCATCATCTTATGAGATTAAAATCCAACTCTGAGTCAGACCAACAAATTGAGTCTTTTATGTGATTAGTACTTGACTTTAATATCTTATCGTCTAATTAAGTCAACATTTCAACTTCTTACATTTTGCACGAGCGAGTTTTGATGAAGACAAAAACTCACAATctcttgaatttaaaatttgagaatttttctttctaaaaagtGATCTAATATTAAATCGGAAGAGAATTTCTATCAATAAAAACTCATTTATGTGAGACAATTAAAGTGTAAAAGGTTGACTTTGACTAATTAATGGAATGTTAATCATGTGAAAGTTTCGATCAATTAGgacatattaaaattaaatatggtgACAATTAACAgctataaaataattaaaaatattttcacaaatttttattctaatttttttgttattttattttagttctttaatttccatttagctaagaaaaaatcattaaaaacattatttgattttaatatgaattgtcaaaaaataaaaaaaataaatttaaaaataatattttattttttaaattcatgttcaaaattagattttaaaaaggtttaaaataaaaataattattggtaGAATCATAAAATttcacttagataattaaaaattgttaaaatatattttcatattaaataataaattataaaattaaataaaataattttaaaaaataaacaatctgaaagaaaagaaggaaaaacatCTTAAATACGAGAATCTGTGAGGGACGGTGAAAAGAAAGGGGAGATTTGCGAGCAGGGGTTGCTGGACAGTGGAGCCAAGGGAGAAGAAGTAGACCAGCGGTTGCCGGACGATGAAACGAAGGGGAAAAGGTGACCAACGGTGGCCGGACGGTGAAGGTGGCGAGGAAGATCGGTGAGCAGGGAACCtgtaaggaggaggaggaggaggaggaggaggagggaggCGTTGGGTCAGCTGGGGTGTATTTGGTGAAAACGGCACCGTTTTCAAAGGGCGCCCAAATCCAATTAATCGTTTAACGATGTCCTCCCCCAAATCCAATTTACTGAAATACATTTAATCGAAGGCTGAACTTGAAAGCccgagaaaaataaaatacagagAGAACCATCGCTATCGAAATCGAGGAAGATTTTCATGGAAAACACAAACGCGAACTCCTGAAATCACAGGCCTTGAACCCCCCGAAACCCCGAAATAGAATGGCAATCTTGTCTCTGTCACTGACACTTTGCTGCCTCTGCATATCACTCGCTGCCATTTCTGCAACCGATACACTGACTCCACTCCAGAGGCTCAAGGTTGGCCAAAGTCTGATCTCAGCCAACCAGCGATTCGAGCTGGGTTTCTTCGCCCCTCCCGGCCAAATTAAAATCAGGTATTTGGGCATTTGGTACAGGAACATAAACCCGCTCACAGTGGTTTGGGTCGCCAACAGGACCAACCCGGTAAAGAATTTGCATGCCTCACTGATGCTCGACTTCAATGGCGGCCTTTCCGTTCAAGATCGCAGGCGGTGCCAGGTTTTGCTATCAATGCCGGCGAAGACGGTCCAAAACCCAGTTATGCAGCTTCTAGATTCCGGCAATCTTGTTGTTAGAGATGATATCGGTGTTTCTTCTGGTGGGTATTTATGGCAAAGCTTTGATTATCCCAGTGATACATTATTGCCTGAAACGAGGATTGGTTGGGACTACGAATCGAGGCGAAACCGCGTTATCACGTCGTGGAAGAACATTGATGATCCGTCGACTGGTGATTTCACATTCGGGTTGGAGAAACCTCAATTGCCCCAGTTGGTGTTGAAGAGGAATTCAAACACGCAATCTAGATGGGGTCCGTGGGATGGGGTAAGGTTCAGTGGTACAAATGTTTTAGGGACTAACCCTGTTTTTCACCCCATGTTCATGTCCCAAAGCAATGGGCTTTACTTCTCATTTAACGTTATAGATGAGTCGGCTCTTGTGAGATTAGTTTTGACTTCGTTGGGCCAGGTTCAGTTTCTGGTTTGGAATAGCAATGGCAGTAAATGGATCCCAATGGTTACCCTTAATGGGGATGCTTGTGAAGGGTATGGGTTGTGTGGGCTTTATGGAGTTTGCTACCTTGATGGGCCGAATTGTCGGTGCTTGAAAGGGTTCAACCCTAATTCAATGCGCGATTGGACGGATAAAATGGATCTCAGAGGTGGGTGTAGCAGAAACTTTAAGCTGAATTGTGATGGAGATGGGTTTGTGAAGTACAAGGGATTGAAGTTGCCGGATAATGCAATAGTGTGGCCAGACCTCCTGTACAAGGAATGTGAGAAAATCTGCCTAAGGGAATGTAGCTGTATGGCTTTTGCC from Diospyros lotus cultivar Yz01 chromosome 8, ASM1463336v1, whole genome shotgun sequence carries:
- the LOC127807366 gene encoding G-type lectin S-receptor-like serine/threonine-protein kinase SD1-1 isoform X2 — protein: MSIVVVVLCTVFGMILSSMAGYYICQLRKAKIKAQQENSVYTASNEASKDGNIELPYFDLDTIFAATDKLSLGNKIGEGGFGPVYKGELLNGQEIAVKRLSQSSGQGIQEFKNEVCLIAKLQHRNLVKLLGCCIQGEERLLIYEFLPNKSLDNFIFDQTRKKLLPWIKRFNIIVGIARGLLYLHEDSRLRIIHRDLKASNVLLDNEMYPKISDFGIARIFGGEQTEDKTKRVMGTYGYMSPEYAMSGHFSVKSDVFSFGVLVLEIISGKKNWGFYHPEHDLNLIGHAWRLWNNQTPLELMDKELNETFSEDEVVRCIQVGLLCVQQRTEDRPTMSAVVFMLSNESAVIQQPKEPGFCVETFSLKIELSSGRHTSSTANDVTITALAGR
- the LOC127807366 gene encoding G-type lectin S-receptor-like serine/threonine-protein kinase SD1-1 isoform X1: MSIVVVVLCTVFGMILSSMAGYYICQLRKAKIKAAQQENSVYTASNEASKDGNIELPYFDLDTIFAATDKLSLGNKIGEGGFGPVYKGELLNGQEIAVKRLSQSSGQGIQEFKNEVCLIAKLQHRNLVKLLGCCIQGEERLLIYEFLPNKSLDNFIFDQTRKKLLPWIKRFNIIVGIARGLLYLHEDSRLRIIHRDLKASNVLLDNEMYPKISDFGIARIFGGEQTEDKTKRVMGTYGYMSPEYAMSGHFSVKSDVFSFGVLVLEIISGKKNWGFYHPEHDLNLIGHAWRLWNNQTPLELMDKELNETFSEDEVVRCIQVGLLCVQQRTEDRPTMSAVVFMLSNESAVIQQPKEPGFCVETFSLKIELSSGRHTSSTANDVTITALAGR